The genomic region CAGTAGATAGTGTATTGTTGCTCACCAAATATACTCGaagtatcattaaaactatcatagtATACAACAAAAACTGCCCCTTATACTGTCGCAAATTCAAACGAAAATGACAGTTCATATTCGTGTTCTTAGTTTGAGACAAATGCTAtgatattacaacaaatattaggaTTTAAAATAACAAAAGCAGACTTGTAAGAGACGGCGATCATACATCAATAACAATAAAGCATTTTATTTTTAACATCAAGTAGTCAACATTAAAAAAAGCCACATGACTCAATACTTCTATAATGAGCATAAAAATCTTCAACATCAATATCAAAGCATCCGTTCTTTAAAGATGAAAACAAATGCTCACCATACCCGGGACTAAAACCGAATTCCCTTCCATCATTTCTTCGGACACCATATGCGTGTAAAAGAAGAGACACATCATTCTCTAAATTCAAAAGACAAAATTTATTGCAAGATTGCAAGAATAACAGTCATCCACTTTCTGTTATGTATGCACAAATCCAAGATAAAGCCACACATCAATACAAGATGCTTTGGCAGTAGTTCACAACATCAACTTCCAATATTCCAGCTTCACGGTATATAATTATTAATTGATGTGCATTGCCACTTTTAGTTTGACACATTATGAGACCCATTCAGTTTCAGTTGAAAGCCCATTTTTCCAAATTTATATATCATGTTTCAAGTCATACTCATTTCAATATGCATGACCAAGAACTTTACCAACTGCCACTATAATTAATCAGTAGGTAAATGAAAAGAAACTGAAGGTAATATCTGAAGAAAAAATTATCAATTATGACTTTCCATTACTCTATTGAATACatagaatatgaatataattattttttCTACATATATTACTATTGTGCACCATATTACCTTATAAGAAGCATCAAATGACTTCACCAATGACGAAATTACCAAAGGAACTTCACTCCTTAATCACTGAAAAGGCGACAGATACCCGAAAAAGGACTGCAAATAAACATGTTAATTACATCATCTTATTTCAAAACTATAGCTCTAATAAAGCACTTATCACACGGCAAAGTTGTTCTTCAATCCAAACTATAGCTCCAATAAAGCTTGTCTTCTTGAATCGATACATTTGTATAAATCAAACATTGATTTCATATACAAAATCAGACAAACTCGTATTCAAAGCATAAAAATATCTAGCCATTTCATCAAATAGTTGGTGTtcaacaaaaatataaaataataaagtaCATCTAAACCAACCATATATCAACCATCAAAAACTTGTGAAACACATAGGAAGAAAATAAGAAAATCTCGGAGGATATTGAATGAATGATGCAAAGCATACCTTTTAACCTTAAGGTATTTGATGGGAGCACAAATTGTTGATGTTGCTAAAAATCATGTTAAATTCCTCATGAGTTATAGAAACACATTTACAAAGGAGATTCCAATAACATCTACGAAAGAGATTTGAACAACATCTTTCCCCTGCAAATTTAATTGCAATCATATGGTATTTTGAGCTCGTATTGAGGATTTTGAAGTACAACAACGATTCAACCCCTAGCATAAAATTATTGGGAAAAAAGTGGAGAAAACCCTAAAATACTATCTTACCTTAATGAAACGAAGCAAAGAACCCTAACAGAGAGAGAATCCATAAATATAGATAAAGATATAATAATGATGAGCGaaatatacataaattaaataattatGAAAACTTACTTTTGAAAGAAGGTTACGAATCATGAGATAGATCATTGAGATGAAATTGAGAAATATATAGAAAAAAATAGTAAGAACAAATAaagaaaatcaaatatatactgtaATAGATAGAAAATACATACCTAGTAAATAGAAGGCAGTagatttcaatttcaaatttcaaaTTAGGAGCTGAATAAATGGAAGAAACAATTGGAGGAGAAAGATGTGCAATGTGAATTAAATACTCTGTAAAATTGTGTTGTGTAAGCTATATAGAATAATTCACTACCATTACGTCATCAAAGTACATGTTACAACTTTCAAAGGACATGTTACAACCCTTTAAAGCATGCAATGACCTCAGCTTAAATCCCTTTTCTTAGATAGAATAGATAGAATAGATAGATAGATTGTGAATTAATTGTCAAACATTTCCTAATTTTGAATACTAGCTTCCCCAtataacttttttatttaaaatagtcatgaagtatatataaaaattttatattaatatttaattttcgTAAATTAGCTCCCTTATTCAATTTCGTAAACTCTGTCTTGCCATAACAAATATTCATTTTTAACTTTTTATTGTAGGCCATAACAAATACATGTACCCATGTTTAGGCCATGATAAATATTCTTTTGTAACCTTTTAATTTAGAATTTTGTTATGCGGAACCCTTgaaaatattactccgtaataaGAATCAACAACCAAAATTCAATAGGTAGTTAACAAACTATTTGACTTAGTGTGCATGTAATAACACAAATCAATACTATCgcttatatataatatgctaattgTTTTTTATGAGAACATTAAATAAAACATGTAACgaattcaaagattaaaattgatgattttaaaagttaaactctaacgagtttaaaaatAAGTGATTTTAAAACTCAAATAATTTATATGGGCGgaatcttttaaaactgttttaaaatcatacatgtttgtgtatttgttatttttataaaataaacaaACTTGACGCATAAACACGGCCGACATATATAATTGGCTAATATAATTTTTAACTTAtaatgtagcgaatcttgtgtgcatgcattattcgttgacataaACTTTTTCAAAATATCTATCAAATTTAATTCATACCTATTAGCGTATGTATTTTCCTTTCTATAATTAGTTCATATAAGTATTTTAGTATAGGATTTGTCAAAGCTTGTATTCGTAGAAAGTAGCGTAAATTCCTGTTAGTCATATGGAATGATTGTTGTAATTCCTCTACTATTTATTGacaaatcctttttttttttttttttgaaaagcaagaagacCTTATATTAATCAACACGAATAGTACATGGTTGACAAGGCAACCTAAACAACACGATACATCACGAAAATAATAAAGAAACAAATTACAACGCCCTATGATAATTGCAAAGGTTGCAACTAACAAAAAGTGATAAAACTAAGGGTGTGAACACGCTAATAAAGTAGTCTAGGAATTGAACCTCTAATTTTGATAGTATTGTCACATAAAGTGAGCAAAGTTTGTTCTTTAATAATATTGTGAACAAAACTGTCACATATTGCGATCACATAAACTTTCAGAGAACATAAACTCCAGTTTTGATACCAAACCCAACGATTATGGGGCGCAATGGCCAACATTATGATGATGCATATACGAATGAACAGGCAACTAAATCCGTTAacagtaaaaaaaaaaatgttactaCTACATTGACCTTGTATGTGTCATTGTCGCCTCGAGTTTATTGCTACAAGTCAACATTTCTTGTGTTATAACTGCGAGTCGACAAACCATGTAAAAACTTGGTGTATCCAAGAAAATTAAGTTTTCCGTCGCTGTTTCTTATCCACTCATTTAGTGTCGAGTGAGCTGATTCTCCCACGTTCATTTCCTACATTAAACGCAATACCAACAAACCATACTTAACAAACTAAAACAAACTAGAAATGATAAGGGTGCATTTAGGTGTTGAAAAAGTGGACCTGAGCTAATGCATCTACAGAAATGACACAATTTCCTTCAAGTTCGAAGTATTGAAAAGCCTTATTTGCGATAGTTTCCCATTGTTCGAGAGCCTCAAGCTGATGTGGACTAATTGCAGCTGCAGAAAACTCTTCAAATGTCATTTGAGTGTAAGCCAGTGGCTTCATCTGCACTCATTAAACCACCAAAGTTGTTATTGGGAGTGAGGGAGTCAAAGGTAATATTAAAGAGAACAATCTTTCTAATGACACTGTCGTTAAGGTGCATAAAAGTCTTGTACAGTGTCATAAtctccactttataaataaataaccgTATGTACAATACTTTTATGCACCTGAACGACAACCCTAATGTCAAGAGACGGTTTTACCTTTTCTAGAATATCGAAGACTCTTGATTCTTTCATGGCAATAGTCGAATGTTTCACAAGTGCCTGCAAGAGTATTCTGTATAAGGCCAAAAGCCATGTACATTTTTTGTATTTGAAGTCGATTTTTTTACTTGATTTAGAGCTATGTTTTTGACTATTtgctataataataaaattagtgaAGTAGCTGTGACAAACCGTTTTAAAGTTGTCGAGAGAAACACACCCATCTTTAGGTTCCAAGAGATTAAACTGTGCACTTAAGTATACCAGTTCATCCTCAGTCAAAGCTTTAGAAAGAGCCTGCaacattaaaaaaatatattaatatttaagttCATTaaaggtaattttttttttttttttgtggaaaAATGTTATAGAAGATATGCGAATTTAGGCACATGTTGGCCTAAAAGGACATATATCGGTCATATATACCATGAGTGCTGCACGCCTTAAAGGAGTGGCTCGAACATATGACTTGACCAACTTGTAGACCAAAATATCCAAAGGCACGTCGTGTTTTTCGTTTCTTAACCATGGATGAGCTGCATATGAATTTGCATATGAATTTCGGGTGTTAATAGATCACATTTATTAACGTAAAAATTTAACTTTTTTCAAAATTACAATATCTTACTTAAAGCTTGAGCAGCAGTCATTCGTTTTCGATGATCCTTATTAAGGAGTCTTTTGACAAAGTCTTTGGCTTCTGGTGATACAGAAGGCCAAGGCGGCCCGTCAAGATTTGGTTCAGCTTTTACAACTGAACGAAAAATACCCGATTCAGTTCTAGCGAAAAAGGGTCGGCTCCCGCATAATAATATATACGTTATAACTCCAATACTCCACATGTCGGCTTCTACATTGTATGACCGGTGCAAGACTTCAGGCGCTACATAGTAAGCACTGCCAACTATATCATTTAGGCGTTGATCTGCAGATTAACAAGGATTTTTTTAGTATAAAACTGATAAATGGGCCACATTTAGCATATGTGTTTTTATTTAGAAGTACATACTAGTAAATGGGTTGTCGCATAATGAACCAAATTGGGCAACTTTAGTACTGGTTGGTTTGACTGCAAACTTTTTtcccattttttattttttattttgctaACGACAAGGGCAACCCTAAGGGTTGTTGTTAACGTACATAAATTAATTGTACAACTGAAAAAGTGTTGCTTTTAAATCAGTATGTAACTGCTCAGTACAAACACTTTAAAACACATTAACGACAACCCTTAGGGCTGTTAGCAAAACCCTTTTTTAATTAAAAATATGGTTAGATTAGATATAATCCCAAAAGGCGAAAAACTATAGTATTATACAATAACAATTCTGAAATAAGTTTGAATCGTTTGATTTAAAGGATAAGTTTTTTTTCCACCTTTATTAGATGAAGAGGCAACTTACCTGGTCTAACGAAATCAGACAAACCGAAATCTATAACCTTCATTGGAGAATCTTCATCTTTTGTACTAAAGAGAAAGTTCTGCCCAAATAACATcatgtaaaaaagtaaaaaaaataaatgattTGATTAGTTGAAAGTTGTATTTGATATTGCTAGATGAATATCGTGTAATGAACGAATACCTCTGGTTTTAAATCACGATGCACTACGCCCTGAAGATGAGTAAATGCAGACACACTAAGTATTTGCATTACAATGGATTTAGCATCTTTTTCTGTATATCTTCCACCCCTGCAATAAACATGAAGTTAAAGCATATGCACACTAGTAGCATAATAAATCATACGAGTAGTTTGTAGCATCAATCCTTTTCTTTATCACAGGGTCGATATGGGCTGTGTCTTAAACGGGTCAACATTGTTTAAGAAGAAGCGGGTCAAATGGGTTGCAAGTTGTCCACAAGTTAACCTGGATAATATTCTATCAAGAAGCTCTCCCCCTTCACATAATCTGTCAAAATGTCAAAAAAGTAAAATTATTGAACAGAAAACGCCGTGTGATAATGCAATTGCACAATATGTTTGCATATAAGGCCGGAAAATAAAGAGGCATTTTGCATACTCCATGACTATATACACATTGTGATCATCTTCAAATGCATCATAGAACTGGACCATGTGTTGATGCCCAGATAAGCTTTTCAATAGCTTGACCTCCCTACGTACATCTTCAATCGATATAGCCGTTGTCATCTGCTCAAAAATAACCGCACTTAGCAACAAGCAGCGTTATAGTTTATCTGTCTTTGTACTAAAAAGTTCTATCAGATTGAGGCATTGATTCACTTTAAAAGGTCACAAAAAAGTACTGTTATTCACTGAGGTAGTTAGCAACATTGAAATGGGTGAGTGCGAAAATTTATCAAGATTCAAGAACTTATACTATCTAAATAGCAGCAATCTGCTAACTTTATTGATGAACTTGAAGAGGGAAAGTGCAAAACTTAAACAATAAAAAAGACCTTTACAGTAAAGAATAatcataaatataattaaataaagaTTTGAAGTGAGTTGGTGCAAGAACTCATTAAAATTCAGGACCTTGCACTTAAAGAACACACACCAACTCGCTAAATAATTCAAGAATTGAAGTtggtatttgaaaaattaatcaagATTGAATAAGTTATTGTaagataacagaaattaaataactttTTTGTAAAAAAATCTATTAGAGCACTGGGAGCGGTGACTGAGGTCACTTGACAGGCGTGATttgctgagtcagaaaaagtggggagtggtgacCTATATCAGTTagtgtgttagttagtgtgttaaaataatattttattatatttaataatgtaTTCATTTgaaaaaaaaagcaaaaaaaaatgTGGTAACCTCGGCGACTGACATGGAGAGACTTACAAAAGTGACTTGACTGGGGAGTGGGGGACTAAGTCACTTGGGGTGTAACGGGGCATGTGACATACTCCACTCCCATTGCTCTTATGAGCATTGGGCAACTCCAATATTCAAAAACTTCCATCAAAAGAACACCAACACCATAAGTATTCAAGATTCAGaataatcaaagattgattaaatgaTCAAATTGTTGTCAATAACAAAAAGTAACCAACTTTATTCAAAAGGGATTCCAAAATTCAAAATATTGGTCGGAAAAAATAGACATATTTTATTCAAGAAGCAAAGTTGGTAGTGCAAAACTTCATCAATACTCAAAAATTTatgcataaaactaaaaattaactgACTTCAACACATGATTAAAGTGGGTACATCAAGATATTCATCAAATTTCAAGAATCTACATAAGACACAGTTTTACTGAAACTTTCAAAAACTTATACTCCAGTAAATAAAAACCATAAATTAACTGACTTTATTTATTTCAAAACTCATAGTGTGTAACTTCAATAGTACCTTAGCTTTTGAAATAATTTTAACTGCAACAGCTTGGTTTTTCATAGCTCCTTTTTTACACTTAGCTCTACAagtatgaccaaaatgcccttttccCACTTCTTTTCCCAACTCATATTTTGCCCTTAAATTCCTTTGAAACCCAAAATTTTTATCCAACACTATCTTCTCTTTTGATTTCACTTCATTTTCCGGCAACTTCCCCGTCGCCGGAGTTCCTTTCTTACTCTGCCGTCGTTTCCTTATCGCCGACATGATGGGTTTTGCCGGCGACGGCGGTGGAAACGGCCATTTAAACATTCTCCGGGGAGTCATCGCCGGTGACTGAGTTGACCCGATTCCCTCCGGGTACGGCATCTGCCATGGACTTCCGGTAAATGAGTATTTCGGTGTGTCCCCCGGAGAAGATGGTGGTTTCTGGTGgtcatggttgttgttgttgttgttgttggctgGTTTAAGCTTAATGTCATCTTTCCTGGTGGAACCTTTGCTACAACAATGACCCATCGCCGGAGATATTTACTCCGGCAGGCGaactatattatatagatatagaatatatgttttttttttcaaactgtTGCTACAACAACAACATTACTATTAACGTACGAGTAGATAAATAGTATTTTGTGTAGATGATTTCAAGAATAGATTTTTACAGTTTTAAATTATGaacttatgtttttatcttttttttatatatatatataatagcaaaTAATTGTTACTATCTGAAAGTAGTGAGGAGTAAAAGACATTAAATTGAAAAACCTGTGAACATTTAACAAGCATTAAACAACTCTGCCTCTACCAACAGAGGATGAATTAAATGATGATCAAATTTTATTAGTAGAGTTGTTGCATGAATCTTCATTTCTCATTGATaaatatattgaccatatatagtAGAAGTAGATTTTTAATTTATGGATGATCATCATGAAGTAACGTTTATTGAGTCAAAAAAACTGTATGATAACTTTCACACATTTATTGACGATGAAGCTAATTATTAGAGAAGTTAAAACCACATGTCGAAATAATGAGTTTAAATAATGTTGCATCCCTTTAAATTGATATGTTGTAGCCCTTTAAATTGTTCATGATTTTGCctttccaatataatgtaacatTTGCATACAATGTCTTCTTAGAGCGTAACCAATGGTGATTCTTTGATGAAAATTTAATAGGGTTCTATACAATTTGAGTGGTATTTTGTTGAAATTTTTTCTAAAGAATAAGCGTTTTCTTTTTTAAAAAACATTAATTTAACAAATATAGAActattggttgagtggtaaaaTGTCTCAGCTGGTTCTGGGTCTGTATCCTTGAAAAAGTATGTGCAAGTTCAAATCCTGAGACGAGAATGTTCTGATTTCTCCAAGGTTGTGCCTCTGGTATTCTTCACTCTGTGCGGCCAAGTAGTTAACCCAAAGCATTCCGGGTATGCTTTGCGCGATGGATGCGACgagtttcttcctaacgggtgTGTGGGTGGCAAATGAAAGGATTCAATGTCAAAATTGACGTTATAAAAAAATATGGTTCTTTGAATTTAAAGGTGTCCTATATAATTTAATCATACGTCATAATAAAATTTCCTATCTAGTTGGGTCCAAGGACCCATTGGTATTGCTCGAGTCATGGATGCAAATGACGTTCCTTGTGTCTGTTGCACGTCCTTTGCGGCATTTTTGATGACTAGCCCATCCCGACCCGTTTCTGATGTCTAACAAGTCAGTCAAAGGTCAAAAATCGGGTTAAAGGTGGGAAAGGTTAGGTGAGCGCCGGTCAAAAGTCGAAAATTCAATTAAAGTAATTCAAAAGTCGATCAAATCAATTAAAATTGACGTAATTTAGTGTTAATTTTTTGTATTATATTTGTGGTAATAACGATTATAGAACAAACTGGCCAGCGAATgtttttcgagtttaaaatatgtgtATACacatatttgtatatataaaaGTCAACGCTAGTCAACGTCCATCTCGACCCTTTAAGTTCTCGACCGTCTTGACCCCGTCTCGCGACTTTTTCAACCTTAGTTGCTTTACATTCGCCACTGACTGTAAGACTCCGTAAACTTTAAGAGTAAAATTAAACAACCTAGCTAGCGGTATGAAAAAATATGTATCATAATATAAGTAACTATGTGGTCAAACTTGTAacttggttcttgtatttgtagaAGTTATATGGTGCTTGGTGTGCTTAACTGCCCGAGTACTGTATAACTGGAAGGTTAGCTTAAGGTTTAAATTTCAGATTCTGGTTTTGTGTTGGGTTTGTAGTACACATACCATGTTTTCTGTTTATTTTGACTTTGGGTTAGCCGGGTTCTATCTTTGGGAAGGAGGCAGTTTGATGGATAGCTGGCTTGGCTCCAGTTATCCAGGTGCTATTGTTTATCTCTTTGTGTCTTTAGTGGCCTTTGGAATCCTTAGCACATGTTGGTGGATGGTGGTTTGTTGCTGGTTTGGTCATTGGTTAAGTTATGTATTGGTGCAATGTGAATCAgtgaaaagaaaagaaaatgcaAAATATAGGTTAACTTGGTTTTGTGGTAGCTTTGTGGTCTTTTGTTGTAGCAGGTATTGTGGATCAGATTATGGTGATTGCGTTATCAAGTTTATGGTTGAAGAGGGTTTAAAGAAGCAATTTGGAAGACTATTGAAGAGTGCAAGTGATGCTGATTTGAAGATTAAAGTTCAAGTTTTGCTGCAGCTCAAGTGTAGATTTATGGTGCTGATTTGGTGTAGATCAGTTTGTTTGGATTTGAAGATTATTGGCAAAGCTTTGAAGGCATGGAATTTAGTGAAGATTAAAGGTATTGTTTGTGATTTTATTATATATTGTGATCTTGTTTTGCAGGTGTTTATTTTTGTCATTTGGTTTAGTTATAGAGCTAAACATTGGTATTGGTGGTTGTTTAGGCATAAGTTTTTCTTTGCTTATTAGGGTTTTTTGATATATGTATAGATTTCAATTTCCTAGAATAGGTAATTTTGTCAAAGTGTTTCGGATGGTCACTTCAAAACATCCGCCCACTGTACTTATTTTTTTGTGATTAATAAAATTTCTCCGGGGTACCGTCCCCTTTATCGAAAAGATATAAGTAACTAATCATTTAATCATTAATTTGTGATTACAAAGAACAATAACATTAGACTCTACCCAACAGTGACGCACTGTCATCTCAATATTACGTCAACATTTTCTCTGGATAGCTAACTGAACACCGACATCATAGGAATAAAAATTGattattttgtatatatttaaGAATATTCCTTCCCGTGGAAACTACTCTGTGTTGGCTAATGATAAGAATGTCTTGGGGTACATCGCTATTGTTGTTTTTTGCAAAGCATATTCCAACATCCACTTTCATGATTTTCATAATAACGAATACATAGCTTAGTCAAAAACATCACTAAGTGGTTCCTAACAACAATCTCAATTACCTTGTTTATCTtattatttattttctttattaaCTTAAAAAAAACAGTAACATATAACGGATCCAAATATCAACAAATACAACCAATACAATAGAAAATATAAACCTTCGCAAAAACAAGCTACTAAATATCAAGACCAAAGCAAACGGGCTCACAAACAAGGTAGAAAACACATTTTGCTAGAAAACAACACCGGTCTAATATCTAACAAAGGACAACCTAAAttatcaaaaacattaaaaaaaaaaaaaatacaatagcAAAATACATAAACAAAATATCGAAAGTACCTTATTTA from Rutidosis leptorrhynchoides isolate AG116_Rl617_1_P2 chromosome 9, CSIRO_AGI_Rlap_v1, whole genome shotgun sequence harbors:
- the LOC139869041 gene encoding CDPK-related kinase 4-like, which produces MGHCCSKGSTRKDDIKLKPANNNNNNNHDHQKPPSSPGDTPKYSFTGSPWQMPYPEGIGSTQSPAMTPRRMFKWPFPPPSPAKPIMSAIRKRRQSKKGTPATGKLPENEVKSKEKIVLDKNFGFQRNLRAKYELGKEVGKGHFGHTCRAKCKKGAMKNQAVAVKIISKAKMTTAISIEDVRREVKLLKSLSGHQHMVQFYDAFEDDHNVYIVMELCEGGELLDRILSRGGRYTEKDAKSIVMQILSVSAFTHLQGVVHRDLKPENFLFSTKDEDSPMKVIDFGLSDFVRPDQRLNDIVGSAYYVAPEVLHRSYNVEADMWSIGVITYILLCGSRPFFARTESGIFRSVVKAEPNLDGPPWPSVSPEAKDFVKRLLNKDHRKRMTAAQALTHPWLRNEKHDVPLDILVYKLVKSYVRATPLRRAALMALSKALTEDELVYLSAQFNLLEPKDGCVSLDNFKTALVKHSTIAMKESRVFDILEKMKPLAYTQMTFEEFSAAAISPHQLEALEQWETIANKAFQYFELEGNCVISVDALAQEMNVGESAHSTLNEWIRNSDGKLNFLGYTKFLHGLSTRSYNTRNLPVHSYMHHHNVGHCAP